A stretch of the Gemmatimonadota bacterium genome encodes the following:
- a CDS encoding MogA/MoaB family molybdenum cofactor biosynthesis protein, protein MRVGILTVSDGCAEGRRTDRSGAWIEDWCASRGYSVTERAVVSDDQGRVARTLVSWSDAGQVDLILTTGGTGLARRDVTPEATGAVIEREAPGLAEAMRSYGLRKTPLAALSRGLAGTRGSALIVNLPGSPSGVRDGIAALESVLEHAVALLADPLAPHEIAP, encoded by the coding sequence ATGCGCGTTGGCATCCTGACCGTCAGCGACGGATGCGCCGAAGGACGACGCACGGACCGCAGCGGCGCGTGGATCGAGGACTGGTGCGCAAGCCGCGGCTACTCCGTGACCGAAAGAGCCGTCGTGTCCGACGATCAGGGAAGGGTCGCGCGAACGCTCGTCTCGTGGTCCGACGCGGGGCAGGTCGATCTCATTCTCACCACCGGTGGCACCGGGCTTGCCAGACGTGACGTAACGCCGGAAGCGACCGGAGCGGTAATCGAACGCGAAGCGCCGGGGCTGGCGGAGGCCATGCGCAGCTACGGACTGCGGAAGACTCCGCTCGCGGCCCTTTCCCGCGGGCTGGCCGGGACCAGGGGCAGCGCTCTGATCGTAAACCTGCCGGGATCGCCCTCCGGCGTCCGTGACGGTATAGCCGCGCTGGAATCCGTTCTGGAGCACGCGGTCGCTCTGCTCGCCGATCCGCTCGCTCCTCACGAAATCGCCCCGTGA
- a CDS encoding ornithine carbamoyltransferase (catalyzes the formation of L-citrulline from carbamoyl phosphate and L-ornithine in arginine biosynthesis and degradation) — protein sequence LHCLPAHRGEEVDARVIDGPASRVFRAAENRLHVQKAILLELIS from the coding sequence TCTCCACTGCCTCCCGGCACATCGAGGCGAGGAAGTGGACGCCCGCGTGATCGACGGACCCGCTTCCCGGGTATTCAGGGCAGCCGAAAACCGACTGCACGTCCAGAAAGCCATCCTCCTGGAGCTAATCTCTTGA
- the gcvT gene encoding glycine cleavage system aminomethyltransferase GcvT — MTQTQLRTPLHNRHLALNGKMVPFAGFVMPVQYPSGITAEHRAVRTAAGIFDVSHMGEFEIRGGDALELIQRVTVNDASRIAVGQAQYSAMCTEAGTIIDDLLVYRFPDRYMLVVNASNREKNLAWIRSHARGDVSVEDFSDHVALIALQGPRARSILAPLASVEVDEIGYYRFADGAVAGADAIISATGYTGEDGFELYVDAADAPALWDTLLEAGAEAGLIPAGLGARDSLRLEVGYALYGNDLDEEHTALESGLGWITKFDKGAFVGRDALVGQKAAGVRRKLVGIKLEGRGFPRPGYEVAAPDADETIGVLTSGTVSPILGYGIAMGYVAADHAKVGSPVRVNLRGRFIDATVKRPPFYTEGSIKR; from the coding sequence TTGACCCAGACCCAACTCCGGACCCCGCTCCACAACCGCCACCTCGCGCTGAACGGCAAGATGGTGCCTTTCGCGGGTTTCGTCATGCCGGTCCAGTATCCGAGCGGCATCACCGCCGAACACCGGGCGGTGCGTACGGCCGCCGGCATTTTCGACGTCTCCCACATGGGCGAGTTCGAGATTCGGGGCGGCGACGCCCTGGAACTCATCCAGCGAGTAACCGTCAACGACGCCTCTCGCATCGCCGTGGGCCAGGCCCAGTACTCCGCCATGTGTACCGAGGCGGGCACGATCATCGACGACCTGCTGGTCTACCGCTTCCCCGATCGTTACATGCTCGTCGTGAACGCGTCCAACCGCGAGAAGAACCTCGCCTGGATCAGGTCGCACGCCCGCGGCGACGTGTCGGTGGAGGACTTCTCGGACCATGTGGCGCTTATCGCCTTGCAGGGACCAAGGGCTCGGTCCATCCTCGCCCCGCTGGCGAGCGTCGAAGTGGACGAAATCGGATATTACCGTTTCGCCGACGGTGCGGTGGCGGGCGCGGATGCGATCATCAGCGCGACGGGCTACACCGGCGAGGACGGATTCGAACTATATGTGGACGCCGCGGACGCTCCCGCTCTCTGGGACACGCTCCTCGAAGCCGGAGCGGAGGCCGGGCTCATACCCGCCGGCCTGGGAGCCCGGGACTCGCTTCGGCTGGAGGTGGGCTACGCGCTCTACGGCAACGACCTGGACGAAGAGCACACGGCCCTGGAAAGCGGACTCGGGTGGATAACCAAGTTCGACAAGGGCGCATTCGTAGGCAGGGACGCGCTGGTCGGGCAGAAGGCTGCCGGTGTCCGTCGCAAGCTGGTCGGGATCAAGCTCGAAGGCAGGGGTTTCCCCCGGCCGGGCTACGAGGTCGCGGCTCCTGATGCGGACGAAACGATCGGTGTCCTCACCAGCGGCACGGTCTCCCCCATTCTGGGCTACGGGATCGCGATGGGGTACGTTGCCGCGGACCATGCCAAGGTCGGCAGTCCCGTTCGGGTGAACCTCCGCGGGCGGTTCATCGACGCTACCGTGAAACGCCCTCCGTTCTATACAGAGGGCTCGATCAAGAGGTAA